A segment of the Arachis hypogaea cultivar Tifrunner chromosome 5, arahy.Tifrunner.gnm2.J5K5, whole genome shotgun sequence genome:
TCTTCCAAGTTCCAACTCTCGGCAATGCCCGCTCTCAGGAAGAGAAACCGCGAACGGGATTCGTCTCGTGCTTCCACTGTCACCAATAGTCCTGCGAGCCATGATCACCAACACCAAATGTTGGAGTATGAGCTCAGCAGGGAGCAAAGAATCCGAGAAAACCAAGAAAGATTGGGAAAGCTTGGTATCTTGGATCTCTCCCTCAAGCTCAAATCCTCTAACCTTCCTTCTAAGCGCACTCGatcctacacccccaaaacccctccTACTCTCCCCCCACCTGGTCCTGTTCGCCGTTCCTCCAGGTTCTCCTTCCCCGAATTGAAACATGGCTTTCAAGTTTTGTGATCTTTTGCATCTCATTTTGGCCTCAAAATCTGATCTTTCTTATATATGATCCGTCCTTTTGTTTCCCTGCATGTAACTTATTGTGTTTTACAGGTTGCAGAATGTGACTCCTGTTAGTTACTCTGAGCCGCCTGTGAAGAAATCTGAGTTTCGGGATCGTCCGAAGGTTGTGATCCAGGAGGGTTCGAAGCCTGAGGTGTACACTGAAGAACACGAGAAGCTGTTGGGTAATACTGATAAGAGTTGGACTCTGTTCGTGGATGGTGTTGGGAAAGATGGAAAACGGATTTATGATTCCGTACAAGGGAAGACATGCCATCAGTGCAGGTTAGTTCATGACTTCATCCTCCATATGCAACTGAAATGGAGTAATTTGCTTCTATGAATTTGTTTAACGACTTTCCAGTGGTTTTAAAGGTGCATTTTCTACCATGATGATGTGCTGCTTTTGCTGTTTATTGATTGTGTCAATAGTGTTATCCTTTTCTTTTATGTTGTGCACACTTGttagctgttttttttttttttttggtatgtaATGCTTGTTGCTTCATCTGGAATATCCAGTGATGAATACGTTATCAGGGTTCATGTTTACATGTTTTGCTATGAGTCCATGATAACATTGTTACCATGAATTTCATTATCTGGTCCATCTATTTGTCTGATTTCTattttgttgctatttttttcttATGGAACTTGCTTGCTACATGAAATTACTGTTCTGCAGGCAAAAAACACTTGGTTATCGTACCCGCTGTAACACATGCAACTTGGTCCAGGGGCAGTTTTGTGGAGATTGCTTGTATATGAGGTATGCTTTCTAGTTGATCTAACATTGTTTTTGTTGGTCATCTTGTTTATTAACAATGAAACTGCCTATTTAGGATTTATGGTGCATGGTTTATTATGATGGAACCTTATCTAACAAATCCTAAGATTATTCTTTGGAATCAATATGAATTTACTTATATATAGGCCAAGAGAGTTTCTATATCTTGTAAATTTGCTGTATTATTATTGCATTAAATATTGTTAAAGCATTCCCCGTGATCTGTTTTGTTGCTTGGTTTGATTTGAACGAGACCTGCCCAGCAATTTATGATGCCCTATATGGGACTGTACCTTTAATCTAACCTGATGCTGGCTTTATCTTATACTTTTTGTAGATATGGTGAGCATGTACTTGAAGCATTGCAGAATCCAAATTGGAAATGCCCAGCTTGTCGTGGAATTTGCAATTGTAGCTTATGTCGTCAAGCAAAAGGATGGGCCCCCACTGGCTCTCTATATAGAAAGGTTGCTCCTAATTCTCAGGCAAATTttggttttaatttgtttttccaaGGGTTTAGTTGGAGCTAAGCTCAAATTTCTCCATATTTTAGATATCAGCATTGGGTTACAAATCAGTTGCACATTACCTCATCCAAACCCGGCGCGCTGATAAAGATGTGGAGAAAAGTGCAGATTCCAACTCGATTTCAGCAAAAAGGTCACTACCTTTCTCTGGTCTAGAGGTCAATGAGTCTATTGAGGTCAAAGAGACTCCTCTTGGATTAATGAAGCCTCTAGCTAATACTGAGAGCGATGGAGATGAAGTTTTGACAAAAAGATCGTTGCTGAATCATGTACCATTCAATGAGTCTCTTGAGGTCAAAGAGACTCATGTTGAATCACTGAAGCCCGTAGCTGAAACTGAGAGTCATGTAGCTGAAGTTTCAGCAAAGAGATCATTGCTTTTCTCTGATGTACAAGATCAGGTTGAAAAAGTTCAGTGTTCATCTACCATGAAGCCACTTGGTTCTTCATCCAGGCCTTGCTCAGACAGCATTGCTGGAAGACTTAGGTCCAGGCTCAAGAAACCCTAATGCCCcccctccctttctttcttttttggaaTGTAATATGTATGCCTGATTTCTAAGGAACAATATTTCAAAAATCAGGAATCTTGGAACATTGCTGAAATGGAAAAACCTTTTGTCATGGactcacaattttatttttaaaagggtAGTATTGTTATACGCCTTCAATGCTTAAGTACACAGGAGTGATTCTCAGAATTTATCAAATCCTttcccaaactcttctcttaagttagatgatttgatttgaatttatttaaCAAGATGCCGGGGAAACAAAGCTAAGaaatatatatactatatataacgCACTTGAGTGTTGGCGTTGACTGAATACTTTAGTCTCACTTCCTGCAGGAGCCGCCTACATTTAGTTAAACTTATAAGTTGCAGAAAGTCAACCAAAGAGACAAAATGAACTCCAATCATACTGATCCATATGAATAtctaaagcaataaaaatattgGAGTGATCATcttacaaataaaatatggtgGCGTTCATAATGTTTCAATGAAGTTCAAATTTGTCAGTTTCTTTAAAGAAAACCTAGTACAGATGCATACAACCTGCACCAGTTCTTTATAAGATAATGCAAAATTTAGATTCATCAGTTCTCTTATACAAAGGATCTTATCACATGTTTAGTATATACTAATTTTAGTTGCTTGGTTGCTTCAGGCTTACCAGCTATGATGGAGGATCTGCTTCAATCTTCGTCAACCTCGATTATTTACATACTTGCCTTGCTGATCTGCATCTTCATTTATTATCTTGGAAGATCAGTTACTAAAAGTGAGAGCAAGACCTGTACTGCACCACAAGCAGGCGGGGCGTTGCCGATTATCGGCCATCTACCCCTATTTGGTGGAAAGAAACTGCTCTTTGAAACACTTTGTACCATGGCAGAAAAATATGGACCAGCCTTTACCATAAAGATGGGTTCAAACAGGGTCCTAGTTTTGAGCAGTTGGGAAATGGCCAAAGAGTGTTTCACTGAACATGATAAATCTTTCTCAGACAGACCCCTAGTTACTGCTTCAAGATTACTAGGCTATGATGGTGCAATGTTTGGTTTTGCGCCTTACGGTCCTTACTGGCGTGAGATGCGCAAGATTGTTACAATCCATCTTCTATCAAACCATAGGATCGACCTGCTTAAGCACATACGAGCTTCGGAGGTGGAGATGGCAATGAGAGAGCTGTATGGCTTATGGTCAAGCAAAGGCTGCCCAGAGAATGGAATATTGGTTGAAATGAAGCAATGGTTTGGTGATTTAGCATTTAACATTATCTTGAGAATGGTATCATGTAAGAGATACTTTGGAGTAAGCTCAGAAGATGGCAAGGCACAATATTTCCAGAACATAATAAGGGACTTCATTAACCTATTTGGGGTGCCTGTGATATCTGATTCAATTCCAGCTCTTTGGTGGTGGGACATACATGGttacaagaagaagatgaaggagaCGGCTCAAAAACTTGACCAACTAATTGGGGAGTGGTTAGAGGAACACAAGCAGAGAAGACTATTAGGTAAGGATGGAGAGGAAGAGCTAgatttcatggatgtgatgctGAGAGTCCTACAAGAAAACCCTATTGCTTCTTTTGACACAGATACCATTATCAAGTCTACTGTCCTGGTGAGTTCTTGAGACAGCTTTGAACTTTAATGTATTTTATTCATTTGACTCTGAGTTTGAGACAACTTATAAACTTGGCGTTATTTCAAGATTCTAGCTACAAGATATACTGTGTTAGTTCATAGGAATAATGTCTGTATTTTGTAAGTCATAACTTGTTTTTTAATACAGCATTGGAATAGTTCTGAGTAGATTTTTTGTCTCTGCAGAATCTGTTGGCAGGAAGTGACTCCATTATGGTAGCTATAACATGGATCTTGTCTCTGAtgcttaataatccacaagtacTGAAGAAGGCTCAAGATGAGTTGGACAACAAAATTGGGAGGAATAGACAAGTGGAGGAATCCGACATCAAGGATTTGGTGTATCTTCAAGCCATTGTGAAGGAATCTTTGCGGCTAAGTTCTCCGAGTGCTGTCATTTTTCCTCGTGCAGCAATGAAGGACTGCACGCTTTCAACTGGCTATCACATCCCAGCAGGCACCAAGTTGATGATAAACATATGGAAAATAATGCATGATGAGAACTTGTGGCCTGATCCGTATAGCTTTCAACCTGAGAGATTCTTGTGCAGCAGCCACAAGGACATAGATGTGAGGGGCCAACACTATGAGCTTCTTCCATTTGGCTCTGGAAGGCGTTCGTGCCCCGGAATTTCACTATCTCTCAATGTTATGCATCTTATTCTGGCTGCACTGCTGCATAGCTTTGAAATTACTACTCCATCCAATGAACCTGTAGACATGACAAAGAGCATTGGTTTGACAAATGTGAAAGCAACTCCACTTGAGGTTCTTCTTATTCCACGCCTCAACTGTGTTTTATGATGGGGAAGGCTAAGGGCACTCTATTTTTCTGCTGTTTGTGTTGTGCCTTTTATTTTTGTACGTAGATGTATTATTTGAAAATAGTTATTATCATCGTACTAAGGTATGTGGGAAGAAGATTGACAGAACATCCAGTTAGAAGGATAGATCAGATAAAAGATAGACAGATGGCAAAACTTAAAAGAAGATCCAAGAGACTAGTATGAAGTGGTTAAAGGAGATCTAAGTGTAAATGGTCTTATTATAGACATAATATACAATAGGACTCAATGTTGttatttgattcatgtagccaacTCTACCTAGTAGGATAAGATcataagactttgttgttgttgttgttgttgttgttgttgttgtatcatACTAATGTGTAGACATACCATTTATCCTTATAGTAAATAAGTGGTATGTACAATCGAAGCCATGTTTAACAGACATCTCTCTTTAGCATTAGTTATAGGCTGTTAGTGCTTCTTGCTAGGTTTGTCATGTCAAGTCTACTCATTGCTTCCTAAGTGATTCATTATCACAATCAAATTATCAAGTTTTCAAAACAACAGATGCAGCTGTTATTGAGGTCAAAAGGAGAAATGATACAATTCAATTTAATCACACCTCACTTCACTTATAATTTTAGCTATGAATAGAGCATCATTGAAGAACCATATATAGAAGAATCAAGAAAAAGGACTTCTCAGaattcatcaaattcatcaaattCTAGCACCATATGCGGTGCACCTTGCATAATCCTTTACTTCCATTTTCTTCAAAGTTGATCCACAAGCACATTGGGCCCTCTAACTCCATATGTGGCCGGCAAATGATGCATAATGAATGACATTAAAACTCTATAGCAAGTATCAAATATGTATACCAATTTATCCTTCTGCCATATGGATAGGTACACTGAATCAACATTGGTCAAATGCTaagaaaagtaaaaggtaaaacCAAGGTTAGGTTCATGTGCACAATGCTAAAGTTGGAGGGACAAGGATGTGATTTGGGGTGAACATAGCCTATCCATAAAGTTAAGACATGTTTTCTGTGTATGCCTAAAAATCCAAATTTTGTAAACTCCGagtaattaaccaataaattaattattatttaaagaaattaaaaaattaaattttatagtttaataaaattgaaataattaaaatatgagttttaacactaattttaaagattttgacccAAAAACAGACCAACGGACTGAACCGGTTGGCTCGAATCCAAATCGGGTTAGCTactggacatgtcgggtttgactttataactgacagatgagactcatcgttcataggacaggcatacatcatatacaTTTGTATATTTTGCTTGAGTGTGTATTGTGTTGGTTTGCTTAATTGTTTAACtctgcttatctgctacttgttctacttgctgtaattgcACCTCTATCTGTATTTTTCTTACTTGAATGGTATGTGTATGCTTCTAAGAGACCCTCTCTTGGTGGAAGAGTGAAGGAGAGTTGTTCCACCGATGATTTGGAAGTTTAGAGTTGATAGAAGGTGTAGAGTTAGAATGGGGTTGGAATCGTTTAGTTAGATTACCGATATTATTgatttagaataaattttaagattaatcTAAATGTCGAAATTTTAGAAATGTCTCTGACTTTTCTGAGACTTTTTATATTTACTATGTGAGTACTTTTACCATGTTGAAAATTcctgattctcattccatacatatttctgatatttttcatatgcaaatcgagaggcacctcgttgaGCGTCTGAAGACTCTTCTTACAAGTAAAGAATTGTCTTTTGGGctgttatattttgttttagattatgtatatatgtatatagaatctctgcatgtatattttgtattttgtccctcTTAAAGGTTGATTTGGAGAAACTCTGTAGTTTGAGTTATGTTTtgtattgtatatatataattacatactctggccggccttagcttcgcaggtcaaGTCTGGAACTTGATTTTTGTGTTTTGGAACTATGATTTGTCTATTATGTTTTTAGCATTCTTTTGATCTTACCTATCCGTTTTACGATTATGCATGTGATTGTGATACGATTTTTTGTTTTCGCTTTTGTTTAACTTATTCTCCAGGCTCCTAAATATGAActctttcaactatatttatatacatattttatttttaaagatcgAAATACCTCGTCACCTctactttacgacttaagcgtaaagttctgtgtggtagggtgttacacatttaATAGAATAAAGTGATAATTAGGTCCATGAGGATTTCAACTTCAGATAAATTAGTCCTTAAAGAAAAAAGATACCAATTAGATCCTCTACAATAACAAATTATGGACATATTATGTTCTTTTGTCAATTCACCATGTAAACTTAACGACGATGCTTTTATGTGTCATTGACTATAATGACATTTATTTATGAAATATTGTCAAGATAACTTTTGGAGCAAAATTTCACTTTCTGGTTAGGATTTCTAGTAAATAGAGAGTAATTGATGACAGTTATATGAAAACTTAAaagataacaaattaaatattttattgtcCAAAATGTTATCGTCCCGAACACATGTGACAATAATGGGACACGCCACATAAATGAAATATATGGGCAACTTCATTTCATTTCACATTTTTTATAGACAGAAAGACATAATTTATCCACCATTTACTATTGTAAAATacttgactaatttttttttttcagggaCTAATTAGTCCGAGATTGATATCCTTGAAATCCAAATAATAAGATAGCGTTTGTTTTTGGGGGCAAGACACAGAAACATGGACAACACTTGTTTAAAAAATGTTTGGAAGCAGAGACATGGATAGTAGACATATTGTCTCCGagacagttttttatacttttatgtCCACTCTTTCatgaaggacaatgatggacacggaaTTTAGAAGAGTGGATATTTTTCCACTATTaccccctttttatttttcctattgcgTTGTTTAGAGATACTTTTTTTTCCTgttctttctctatctcttttttttctaGGTACTCTCTCTTTTctgtagaattttttattggggtagataattcttttctttttatcgttttacttcaataccattttaaccttatattatattatttaatttgtaataaaaatattaacaaaaataattaatcttaaaacttttgaaagataaatattatcaaaagtaaaattgatcttttaaaatgctaaaaaataatttataaattgtaattgattttatataatttaaagaaaaatcagtttttttataaagaaaaatcagtttttagataaaaaaattagtttttttaaataaaaatagattttgatatgcaaaaactaattgttttttcatgtaaaaatggattttttttttaaattaatttgttatttaaaattaatttgacttaTTAACTTAaacgaaaatttttattaatcaaactcaaatttatttttttgttaatcttaaccatatgtattcctacatattaataataaattttaaaataaaataattatatttataaattttattttaatataaatactaatatattttttattaaaattttttgcctcttcaaatatttttttcaagtttcgtctgtactcctacgtactctcatttttattaaattaatttgtattgatgtagaaaatttggaatcatagggctattttagtcatttcgtataatattttagtcttgtccatgtgtatctaaacataatactagacattacattagtgtcttgtccattgtatccaaacacaatacacaaaaaataatttttagtgtcttcTTTCTATTGTCTCCGTTTCAGTGTCATGTTTTGTCCTGTCTCTAAAAATAAACGCAGTCTAAGTGATGGTGTGGATTATGGTACAATAGATGGCCTAACATCCTTTAGATTACACATGAAAAGCAAACAAGAGGATTTCTAAATACAGAGCTAAGAACACTTTAACTGAAAGAAGATATGCTTTGGAAATTAGATTTGATATTCTTggcaaaccaaaaaaataaaatagggatTGACAGTTCCATTCTGATAAACAAGTTGATTTATTATCAGATCATAACTGTATCTTATACTACCTATAACACAATGCATTAGTGAATACAGTAGACAAACTAATCATTTTTTATTATGGAAGAGAGCATAGAGTATTAATTTTCTTGTAACAAATAAATGGAAGTGCTACTGATTTTATTTACCTGTAAATAATGCACATTAGAGCCAATATAATATTCAGAAGCAACTAATTACAAGTTGCATTTGGAAGCCAAATGAAGACAAGAAAGTAATTAATCCATGCTTTAGGACACATAATCATGTGAAGTTTGTACCAACAAGACAAAAGTGTAAACAAGAGCAGAATCTTGAGTCA
Coding sequences within it:
- the LOC112800620 gene encoding uncharacterized protein — translated: MPALRKRNRERDSSRASTVTNSPASHDHQHQMLEYELSREQRIRENQERLGKLGILDLSLKLKSSNLPSKRTRSYTPKTPPTLPPPGPVRRSSRLQNVTPVSYSEPPVKKSEFRDRPKVVIQEGSKPEVYTEEHEKLLGNTDKSWTLFVDGVGKDGKRIYDSVQGKTCHQCRQKTLGYRTRCNTCNLVQGQFCGDCLYMRYGEHVLEALQNPNWKCPACRGICNCSLCRQAKGWAPTGSLYRKISALGYKSVAHYLIQTRRADKDVEKSADSNSISAKRSLPFSGLEVNESIEVKETPLGLMKPLANTESDGDEVLTKRSLLNHVPFNESLEVKETHVESLKPVAETESHVAEVSAKRSLLFSDVQDQVEKVQCSSTMKPLGSSSRPCSDSIAGRLRSRLKKP
- the LOC112800621 gene encoding cytochrome P450 CYP82D47 codes for the protein MMEDLLQSSSTSIIYILALLICIFIYYLGRSVTKSESKTCTAPQAGGALPIIGHLPLFGGKKLLFETLCTMAEKYGPAFTIKMGSNRVLVLSSWEMAKECFTEHDKSFSDRPLVTASRLLGYDGAMFGFAPYGPYWREMRKIVTIHLLSNHRIDLLKHIRASEVEMAMRELYGLWSSKGCPENGILVEMKQWFGDLAFNIILRMVSCKRYFGVSSEDGKAQYFQNIIRDFINLFGVPVISDSIPALWWWDIHGYKKKMKETAQKLDQLIGEWLEEHKQRRLLGKDGEEELDFMDVMLRVLQENPIASFDTDTIIKSTVLNLLAGSDSIMVAITWILSLMLNNPQVLKKAQDELDNKIGRNRQVEESDIKDLVYLQAIVKESLRLSSPSAVIFPRAAMKDCTLSTGYHIPAGTKLMINIWKIMHDENLWPDPYSFQPERFLCSSHKDIDVRGQHYELLPFGSGRRSCPGISLSLNVMHLILAALLHSFEITTPSNEPVDMTKSIGLTNVKATPLEVLLIPRLNCVL